One region of Arvicola amphibius chromosome 3, mArvAmp1.2, whole genome shotgun sequence genomic DNA includes:
- the Robo4 gene encoding roundabout homolog 4 isoform X1 has protein sequence MGSGGVRLLGNGWPLPLLLLLIVGGKALDSSPQILVHPQDQLLQGSGPARMSCRASGQPPPTIRWLLNGQPLSMATPDLHYLLPDGTLLLHWPVVQGRPQDDQNSLSALLGVYTCEASNRLGTAVSRGARLSVTVLQEDFQIQPRDTVAVAGEPLVLECQPPWGYPNPSVSWWKDGRPLVLQPGRHTVAGGFLTVARAEKNDTGIYMCMATNNAGQRESRAARVSVWESQNHKEYLELLAVRIQLENVTLLNPEPVKGPKPGPTVWLSWKVSGPAAPAESYTALFRAQRTPRDQGSPWTEVLLGGLQSAELGGLRWGQDYEFKVRPSTGRARGPDSNVLLLRVPEQVPSAPPQEVTLKPGNSSILVSWTPPPPENHNGVIRGYQVWNLGNTSLPAANWTVVGEQTQLEISTRVPGSYCVQVAAVTSVGAGEPSSPVCLFLEQAMEQSARDPSKHAFWTLDQLRATLRRPEVIASGAVLLWLLLLGLAVCIYRRCKARVHLGPGLYRYTSEDAILKHRMDHSDSPWLADTWRSTSGSRDLSSSSSLSSRLGVDPRDPLDGRRSLISWDPRSPGVPLLPDTSTFYGSLIAEQPSSPPVRPSPQTPAARRLPSKLAGTSSPWASSDSLCSRRGLYSPRMSLAPAEVWKAKKKQELHQANSSPLLRGGHPMEIWAWELGSKVSKNLSQSPGPKSCSPEVIPRTVVAWRAPGPQIQRNSNELATRPLPPTPLSPCGTPSPDPQTQCVEKPQAPSSDPRPAAPLSILNSSRPASPQVSFLSCPSPASSNLSSSSLSSLEEEDQDSVLTPEEVALCLELSDGEETPRNSVSPMPRAPSPPATYGYISIPTSSGLADMGRAGGGVGSEVGNLLCPPRPCPTPTPSEGSLANGWGSASEDNAPSARASLVSSSDGSFLADAHFARALAVAVDSFGFGLEPREADCVFTDVSSPPSPRDDLCLTRSFSLPLWEWRPDWLEDAEISHTQRLGRGLPPWPPDFRVPSQRSQLSGAVPKTGDSS, from the exons ATGGGCTCTGGAGGAGTGAGGCTCCTGGGGAATGGGTGGCCTCTGCCTCTACTGCTTCTTCTCATCGTGG GAGGCAAGGCTCTGGACTCTTCACCCCAGATCCTAGTTCACCCCCAAGACCAGCTACTTCAGGGCTCTGGCCCAGCCAGGATGAGTTGCAGAGCCTCGGGCCAACCACCTCCCACTATCCGCTGGCTGCTGAATGGACAGCCCCTCAGCATGGCGACCCCAGACCTACATTACCTTCTGCCTGATGGGACTCTCCTGCTACATTGGCCTGTTGTCCAGGGACGGCCCCAAGATGACCAGAATAGCCTCTCAGCACTCCTGGGTGTCTACACATGTGAGGCCAGCAACCGGCTGGGCACAGCCGTGAGCCGGGGTGCTAGGCTGTCTGTGACTG TCCTCCAGGAGGACTTCCAGATCCAGCCTCGGGACACAGTGGCCGTGGCGGGTGAGCCGTTGGTTCTTGAGTGTCAGCCACCCTGGGGCTACCCAAATCCTTCAGTCTCGTGGTGGAAAGATGGGAGACCCCTGGTCCTACAGCCAGGGAGGCACACA GTGGCTGGGGGTTTCCTGACGGTGGCAAGAGCAGAGAAGAATGACACGGGAATCTATATGTGCATggccaccaacaatgcaggacaACGGGAGAGCCGAGCAGCCAGGGTGTCTGTCTGGG AGTCACAGAATCACAAGGAATATTTGGAACTTCTGGCTGTTCGCATCCAACTGGAAAATGTGACCCTGCTGAACCCGGAACCCGTGAAAGGCCCCAAACCTGGACCAACTGTGTGGCTCAGCTGGAAG GTGAGCGGCCCTGCGGCGCCTGCTGAGTCCTACACGGCCTTGTTCAGGGCCCAGAGGACCCCCAGGGACCAGGGATCTCCATGGACAGAGGTGCTTCTGGGTGGCTTGCAGAGCGCAGAGCTTGGGGGCCTCCGCTGGGGCCAAGACTACGAGTTCAAAGTGAGACCGTCCACTGGCCGGGCTCGAGGCCCCGATAGCAATGTGCTGCTCCTGAGGGTGCCAGAACAAG TGCCCAGTGCCCCGCCTCAAGAAGTGACCCTAAAGCCTGGCAATAGTAGCATTCTTGTGAGCTGGACTCCACCACCTCCTGAAAACCACAATGGTGTCATCCGTGGCTACCAG GTGTGGAACCTGGGCAATACCTCACTGCCCGCTGCCAACTGGACTGTCGTGGGTGAACAGACCCAGCTGGAGATCTCCACACGAGTGCCAGGCTCCTACTGTGTACAAGTGGCTGCAGTCACTAGTGTCGGGGCCGGAGAGCCCAGTAGCCCTGTCTGCCTCTTTTTAG AGCAGGCCATGGAACAGTCGGCTCGAGACCCCAGTAAACATGCTTTCTGGACCTTGGATCAGCTGAGGGCCACCTTGAGACGGCCAGAAGTCATTGCCAGCGGTGCTGTCCTGCTCTGGCTGCTGCTACTAGGCCTTGCTGTGTGTATCTACAGACGCTGCAAAGCTCGGGTGCACCTGGGCCCAG GTCTGTACAGATACACCAGTGAGGatgccattttaaaacacag GATGGACCACAGTGACTCCCCGTGGCTGGCAGACACCTGGCGTTCCACCTCTGGCTCTCGAGACctcagtagcagcagcagcctcaGCAGTCGGCTGGGCGTGGACCCTCGGGACCCACTGGACGGCAGGCGCTCCT TGATCTCCTGGGACCCCCGGAGCCCTGGCGTGCCCCTGCTTCCGGACACCAGCACTTTTTACGGCTCCCTCATCGCGGAGCAACCCTCCAGCCCTCCAGTGCGGCCAAGCCCCCAGACACCAGCTGCTAGGCGCCTTCCATCCAAGTTGGCCGGAACCTCCAGCCCTTGGGCCAGCTCAGATAGTCTCTGCAGCCGCAGGGGACTCTATTCCCCGCGCATGTCTCTGGCCCCTGCAGAGGTTTGGAAAGCCAAAAAGAAGCAAG AGCTGCACCAAGCCAACAGCTCCCCACTGCTCCGGGGCGGCCACCCCATGGAAATCTGGGCCTGGGAGTTGGGAAGCAAAGTCTCCAAGAACCTTTCGCAGAGCCCAG GCCCAAAGTCTTGCTCCCCAGAAGTCATCCCCCGAACTGTGGTAGCCTGGCGCGCCCCAGGACCACAAATTCAACGCAACTCGAATGAGCTAGCAACTCGTCCACTCCCTCCGACACCCCTTTCTCCTTGTGGAACCCCCAGTCCCGATCCACAGACTCA GTGTGTGGAGAAGCCCCAAGCTCCCTCCTCTGATCCACGGCCAGCAGCCCCTCTCTCCATCCTTAACTCTTCCAGGCCTGCCAGCCCCCaggtctctttcctctcttgtcCCAGCCCAGCTTCCAGCAACCTGTCCAGCTCCTCACTGTCATCGTTAGAGGAGGAGGATCAGGACAGTGTACTCACCCCCGAGGAGGTGGCCTTGTGTCTGGAGCTCAGTGACGGGGAGGAAACACCCAG GAACAGTGTATCGCCTATGCCAAGAGCTCCTTCGCCCCCAGCAACCTATGGCTATATCAGTATCCCAACATCCTCAGGACTGGCAGACATGGGCAGAgctggtgggggggtggggtctGAGGTTGGGAACTTATTGTGCCCACCTCGGCCCTGCCCAACCCCTACCCCCAGCGAGGGCTCCCTGGCCAATGGTTGGGGCTCAGCTTCTGAGGACAATGCTCCCAGCGCCAGGGCCAGCTTGGTCAGCTCTTCTGATGGCTCCTTCCTTGCAGACGCTCACTTTGCCCGTGCCCTGGCAGTGGCTGTGGATAGCTTTGGTTTTGGTCTGGAGCCCAGGGAAGCTGACTGTGTCTTCACTG
- the Robo4 gene encoding roundabout homolog 4 isoform X2 — protein sequence MGGLCLYCFFSSWGRPQDDQNSLSALLGVYTCEASNRLGTAVSRGARLSVTVLQEDFQIQPRDTVAVAGEPLVLECQPPWGYPNPSVSWWKDGRPLVLQPGRHTVAGGFLTVARAEKNDTGIYMCMATNNAGQRESRAARVSVWESQNHKEYLELLAVRIQLENVTLLNPEPVKGPKPGPTVWLSWKVSGPAAPAESYTALFRAQRTPRDQGSPWTEVLLGGLQSAELGGLRWGQDYEFKVRPSTGRARGPDSNVLLLRVPEQVPSAPPQEVTLKPGNSSILVSWTPPPPENHNGVIRGYQVWNLGNTSLPAANWTVVGEQTQLEISTRVPGSYCVQVAAVTSVGAGEPSSPVCLFLEQAMEQSARDPSKHAFWTLDQLRATLRRPEVIASGAVLLWLLLLGLAVCIYRRCKARVHLGPGLYRYTSEDAILKHRMDHSDSPWLADTWRSTSGSRDLSSSSSLSSRLGVDPRDPLDGRRSLISWDPRSPGVPLLPDTSTFYGSLIAEQPSSPPVRPSPQTPAARRLPSKLAGTSSPWASSDSLCSRRGLYSPRMSLAPAEVWKAKKKQELHQANSSPLLRGGHPMEIWAWELGSKVSKNLSQSPGPKSCSPEVIPRTVVAWRAPGPQIQRNSNELATRPLPPTPLSPCGTPSPDPQTQCVEKPQAPSSDPRPAAPLSILNSSRPASPQVSFLSCPSPASSNLSSSSLSSLEEEDQDSVLTPEEVALCLELSDGEETPRNSVSPMPRAPSPPATYGYISIPTSSGLADMGRAGGGVGSEVGNLLCPPRPCPTPTPSEGSLANGWGSASEDNAPSARASLVSSSDGSFLADAHFARALAVAVDSFGFGLEPREADCVFTDVSSPPSPRDDLCLTRSFSLPLWEWRPDWLEDAEISHTQRLGRGLPPWPPDFRVPSQRSQLSGAVPKTGDSS from the exons ATGGGTGGCCTCTGCCTCTACTGCTTCTTCTCATCGTGG GGACGGCCCCAAGATGACCAGAATAGCCTCTCAGCACTCCTGGGTGTCTACACATGTGAGGCCAGCAACCGGCTGGGCACAGCCGTGAGCCGGGGTGCTAGGCTGTCTGTGACTG TCCTCCAGGAGGACTTCCAGATCCAGCCTCGGGACACAGTGGCCGTGGCGGGTGAGCCGTTGGTTCTTGAGTGTCAGCCACCCTGGGGCTACCCAAATCCTTCAGTCTCGTGGTGGAAAGATGGGAGACCCCTGGTCCTACAGCCAGGGAGGCACACA GTGGCTGGGGGTTTCCTGACGGTGGCAAGAGCAGAGAAGAATGACACGGGAATCTATATGTGCATggccaccaacaatgcaggacaACGGGAGAGCCGAGCAGCCAGGGTGTCTGTCTGGG AGTCACAGAATCACAAGGAATATTTGGAACTTCTGGCTGTTCGCATCCAACTGGAAAATGTGACCCTGCTGAACCCGGAACCCGTGAAAGGCCCCAAACCTGGACCAACTGTGTGGCTCAGCTGGAAG GTGAGCGGCCCTGCGGCGCCTGCTGAGTCCTACACGGCCTTGTTCAGGGCCCAGAGGACCCCCAGGGACCAGGGATCTCCATGGACAGAGGTGCTTCTGGGTGGCTTGCAGAGCGCAGAGCTTGGGGGCCTCCGCTGGGGCCAAGACTACGAGTTCAAAGTGAGACCGTCCACTGGCCGGGCTCGAGGCCCCGATAGCAATGTGCTGCTCCTGAGGGTGCCAGAACAAG TGCCCAGTGCCCCGCCTCAAGAAGTGACCCTAAAGCCTGGCAATAGTAGCATTCTTGTGAGCTGGACTCCACCACCTCCTGAAAACCACAATGGTGTCATCCGTGGCTACCAG GTGTGGAACCTGGGCAATACCTCACTGCCCGCTGCCAACTGGACTGTCGTGGGTGAACAGACCCAGCTGGAGATCTCCACACGAGTGCCAGGCTCCTACTGTGTACAAGTGGCTGCAGTCACTAGTGTCGGGGCCGGAGAGCCCAGTAGCCCTGTCTGCCTCTTTTTAG AGCAGGCCATGGAACAGTCGGCTCGAGACCCCAGTAAACATGCTTTCTGGACCTTGGATCAGCTGAGGGCCACCTTGAGACGGCCAGAAGTCATTGCCAGCGGTGCTGTCCTGCTCTGGCTGCTGCTACTAGGCCTTGCTGTGTGTATCTACAGACGCTGCAAAGCTCGGGTGCACCTGGGCCCAG GTCTGTACAGATACACCAGTGAGGatgccattttaaaacacag GATGGACCACAGTGACTCCCCGTGGCTGGCAGACACCTGGCGTTCCACCTCTGGCTCTCGAGACctcagtagcagcagcagcctcaGCAGTCGGCTGGGCGTGGACCCTCGGGACCCACTGGACGGCAGGCGCTCCT TGATCTCCTGGGACCCCCGGAGCCCTGGCGTGCCCCTGCTTCCGGACACCAGCACTTTTTACGGCTCCCTCATCGCGGAGCAACCCTCCAGCCCTCCAGTGCGGCCAAGCCCCCAGACACCAGCTGCTAGGCGCCTTCCATCCAAGTTGGCCGGAACCTCCAGCCCTTGGGCCAGCTCAGATAGTCTCTGCAGCCGCAGGGGACTCTATTCCCCGCGCATGTCTCTGGCCCCTGCAGAGGTTTGGAAAGCCAAAAAGAAGCAAG AGCTGCACCAAGCCAACAGCTCCCCACTGCTCCGGGGCGGCCACCCCATGGAAATCTGGGCCTGGGAGTTGGGAAGCAAAGTCTCCAAGAACCTTTCGCAGAGCCCAG GCCCAAAGTCTTGCTCCCCAGAAGTCATCCCCCGAACTGTGGTAGCCTGGCGCGCCCCAGGACCACAAATTCAACGCAACTCGAATGAGCTAGCAACTCGTCCACTCCCTCCGACACCCCTTTCTCCTTGTGGAACCCCCAGTCCCGATCCACAGACTCA GTGTGTGGAGAAGCCCCAAGCTCCCTCCTCTGATCCACGGCCAGCAGCCCCTCTCTCCATCCTTAACTCTTCCAGGCCTGCCAGCCCCCaggtctctttcctctcttgtcCCAGCCCAGCTTCCAGCAACCTGTCCAGCTCCTCACTGTCATCGTTAGAGGAGGAGGATCAGGACAGTGTACTCACCCCCGAGGAGGTGGCCTTGTGTCTGGAGCTCAGTGACGGGGAGGAAACACCCAG GAACAGTGTATCGCCTATGCCAAGAGCTCCTTCGCCCCCAGCAACCTATGGCTATATCAGTATCCCAACATCCTCAGGACTGGCAGACATGGGCAGAgctggtgggggggtggggtctGAGGTTGGGAACTTATTGTGCCCACCTCGGCCCTGCCCAACCCCTACCCCCAGCGAGGGCTCCCTGGCCAATGGTTGGGGCTCAGCTTCTGAGGACAATGCTCCCAGCGCCAGGGCCAGCTTGGTCAGCTCTTCTGATGGCTCCTTCCTTGCAGACGCTCACTTTGCCCGTGCCCTGGCAGTGGCTGTGGATAGCTTTGGTTTTGGTCTGGAGCCCAGGGAAGCTGACTGTGTCTTCACTG